GCGTCATCTATGGCATAAATCTGCTTCTTCTAAGGGTGTGTATATTCGTGCATTGATTCCTGGGAGTACTGGATATTAACAGTATACAACTAGATTTCAGATTGGTTTGTTTCGGTTGTTCCCTTCTCAGGATTCTTTGCCTATCTTGGATATTTCGTCAAGATCACTTGGTTTGCATACATTTGTTGAGTTTAGGGTCTCTGTAGAAGCATTGTCTGTGTTGTTTGTTTGCCGTAATTTTTTTCAGGATTCACCATGCTTTCTGCAAGTGTGTTTCACCCTGTTGAGGGGATTGGGCATCGTCCTGGTTGTGTTCCTTTGATGAATGATTTTCCTGAAATGTGTTATATGCCTCAATTTCACGATATGGGTGCTTCAACAAATTCTTATACTGATTTTAATGGTGGTCCTATGGATACTGAGGCTGTTTTGTGGGATAGACGGGTATGGGACCAGGGTCAATATCCAGGACCTTCTGACTTATATAATAGTTATGATACCCAGATAGGATTCGTCAACACTGACCGGATTGTTCCTGTGGAGATGTTGGCTGAATACGCTCAGTATCATGAGCGTGTATCTGCACAGCAGCAAAAGGCTTTGGAGATTCAACATCAGCTTCAGCAGATGCATGCTCAGTATACTCAATACCAAGCCTTTTTGACTAATTTTCACTTACCTCATATTATGGAGATGGAGCTAAAGGGCAAGTATGGCTTAGGTGACCAGGGTTCACGCGGGGTTATGGGCAACGTCTTTGGTGGCAACTCCTCTCCAACTACTCATTTCCACACCATGGGACAAATGTCTGAGACACTTCGGGAGCTACCGTACACTTTTTTCGCTGATGACAACACTGCACCTTGTTCTCCGGACCGCCATTCATCATCCATAAGTTCTGAGACTACTCCCAATAACATGGACGTCCTCAATGGCATTTCGGGATATAGGGCTTTCCCTCAAAAACACAACCATGGTTACAACAGTACTTTAGATTCTGTTGACATGGTTACAAAGCCTGTGGTATCACTGTGTTCCATGGCTAGTGTGAGCACTGTTGACTTGATGAACGACGAGGGGTATCGCTCCATGGGCAATGGACTAGCTACAGACGATAGTGACAATACGTTTGACTTCACTCGCAAGCGTACGTTATCTATTGACGATCCTGTGGATTCAGCACTGATCATTGGCAGCGATGAGAAACGTCAGAAGCCCACGGGTCCTAGTGATGTGAGCTTGGTACCAGATTCCTACCGTGTTAAGTACATATCCAATGGTAACAGAGCGGTTAAAACCCCTGCTTTTAGGCGCAGTGGCGCTAATGACTATCCAGTAAAAATGCCATCTAGTGAGCCACATTATAGTCGCATTCCATTTTCTGGTCCTAATGCCTTTATGACTGAGCCCATAATAGATGGTCAGATTAACCATGATTACTACCGTCGAGATTTTTACTCCAGGATGTCGCAGCATGGCTTGGACCATTTATTCCCAGAGCACAATATATCTTGCAACCCTGTTAGGATGGGTTGTGAACCGCTGTTCAATAATGTAAATGGTATATCTTGTAGCGCTGGTGCTACTCATGACCACAAGGAGGTTAGGAGTACTAACCTGGATAACATTAGCATAACTCCACGGAGGAACATTGACGATGACCTAGTCAATGGCAATCTACGTTATCCTGGTGACAGTAATGATGAACATGACCTCACTAGTGAGATCTCTCCTTTTGGTCATGACCATACCGATCTTTGCGACACTCAAGATCAGGATAGCCTTAGTCCAAAAGAGCGCAAGTCGCATCGTCTGGCTGCCAAGAAATTATCATCCAATGTTTTCAAGGTTCGCAAGAAGATTGCTAGATCTTCCGAGGTGATTCGTGAGCACCGTGAGATTGCTCAGCGTCTGAAGTCACTGGAGGTGGGTGGCATCATGGTAATTAAGAAGCGTCGGAGTCACCGGGACTCCCAAATAGAGATTAAGAAGTCCACTGATTTTTATGACTATCTTTTGGACATTCCTGTAACTGCTGAGCCCGATCCGGAGTTGGGTGTTCAGCAGTACAAGTGTTTAGTCCCTGGTGTCTACTGGGACAAGCGTTCTTGGATTGCCTCATGGTATGAAAACGGTATTCGTTGTTACAGCAGTTTTTCTGCGAAAATGCACGGGTTTTACAAGGCAAAGTACTTTGCGATTCACGTTCGCATCTTTAAGACCAAAAACGCAGATTTTTATGACCCAGAGGCTGAGACGGAGCGATACCATATTTTAAGTCAATTAGGCGTTAAGAAATGTTAGTGTGGCGCCTAGTGGGACATTGGCATTCCCGATGCCCATCTATGCGTTTCATACATCCCATCAAAATTTGGATGGACGAATCAATGAAGTGAATCTTTACGTCATCCGCTGAAACAGAGTGGATATATTTGCTATACACAAAAAATGCGAGTTTTCAAGATTGCTAGTTGCATTCCGCCTGGCTCCTCATTCTCACTTGTACCCCTGGTTCCAGAAAGCCTATGTGGGATACAATCGTGGTACCACTTTCCTTACTACGTTACGTCCTGGAATGGTACTTGGAACATATAAGTTAGGCGATTGCTAACATCTAGCATTGCCATGGCTGCTTAGGGTGGATTTTGCACTTTGGGTTTCGTGACATTATGACTCTCATAATGTTGCGTCTGCTCGTCAATCGCCAGCATTTTCGTTTGTTTACGAATTTACTTGGGTGTATAGGCTGTGCGCTGGGCGTGTAGTTCTGAATCCTGCCGCTGCCTTTCACACACATTAAAGGCAACTGCCATTTAATAGCTATTCATGGTATTTATATTAAGTAGTTATGGGTTTAGAGTGGACCTTGCTGTGTACGCAGCGTTGCATGGATCCATCCCTTGTTCTTACTACAGGTGTGTTGACGGttaagaatatatattcataggTCAATCATTTGGTTGGTCACCTGTTGGTGACGACACATGGGTTGGCGTGATTGACAGCTTTGTCATTGAGCTGCGGAAGGCTGGTGACAATGTCGAGTACAGGTTGGTTGGATTCttgctatatattataattaAGGAATATATTTGGCGATTGCGACGTAAAGCGATTAAGAGCTTACTTCGACTTGGACTATAGTTACACAATCGATCGGTCTATTGCTCCTGATAGCGTATTGCGTATAGTTGATCGTCGCGTCGGTGTCCGCATACTCCAGCAGGACCCCTTGGAAACCCTTGTGAGCTTCATCTGTTCGGCTAACAACAACATTAAGCGCATTACTCGCATGTGCTATGAGATTCGTTCGTCTTATGGTACCCTGCTGGGTTCAAAGGATTACAATGGGACGACCTTGCGTTTCTATTCATTTCCTACATTGAGTCAGCTATCCGCTGCTGACTTCACTTCTCTGGGTCTTGGATTCCGTGCTAAATACGTTGCACGCAGTATATCATTTCTCCGAGAAAACGGCTTAGAGTGGCTGTTGAACTTGCGTGACATACCTTACCCGGAAGCCCTGGAGGAGTTGGTTAAGTTGCCGTAAGTTTGACTGGATAGCAAGTTATCATTTACCAGTGGTGTTGGCCGAAAGGTGGCTGACTGCATTTTATTGTACAGTTTGGGTAAACGTGAGTGCGTTCCTGTTGACGTCCACGTAAATCGCATAGCTAAATTGTAGGTCATTGTCCCGTTGATAACAGTTTGTTAGGCACTTTGGTATTCGCGCTAGCGGCTCCGGCAGCTATGACAGGATCCATGAAGCTTTTCTCGAAATGTAGGTTTACTCTAGGTAGTTAACTCTACTCCAGTGCTCCTAGGGACGCCGGGTGGCTGCAAGCCGTGCTCTTTGTGGATTCAGTTATTCAAAACTCCAGCCAAGTTACTAAGGTCATACACTAGTTCTGGTATCATTGATGTATACTACTCAATGGTACAGCGCCTGCTCTATTTTACACCTACGTTCCACGTTTAATGTAATTTGGTCCAGTCTGTTAGACACTCTCTGTATTATGTCAGAGCTTGTCAAGGTGCATCCGGAGTCTATATGCTTTAGGATACCAATATCCCTTGCCACTGCGTAGTTATCAAAGTCATCGATCATCAACGGGTCATCACTGTGGTTGCCCACTGCAACTAAGCTAACCTCTAGGTTTTCGAGGTAATTCTTAGATGGAATGAATGGTGCTCCCATGATCACATCGTCGACATACTTCATTGCAAGTACAGTTAGTGCGCGGTCCATAAGGTGGTTGACTGGGAATGGATTCCCCTTGATTGTCCGTACTGTTTGGTCGTCGTACAACCCAACTATTAGGTAATCTCCCAGTTCTTTAGCTCGTTGTAGGAATCTCAGGTGCCCTACATGGAACACGTCGAATGTACCATCgacatatataactttaGCTCCATCAGGTTTGCAAGACATTGGGATAAACTTGGAAAACAGTGATGCGCGTGTTCTGCATCTTGGGAATCTTACAtgcatttcatttttagaTGCCTTCTTTTCAATTTCATTAAACCCGTCGTCGGACAGCAAGTCCCGTGACATCTGCTCTTCATTTTGTGCTACTAGCGTCTCAAATTGAGCAATTGGGTCCTGGGCTATACCTGAGTTGGATGCAAAGTGGCTGAATCTGTCACTGCTCAGTGCTTCTACAAGCCTACCAAGGGTTGTAGATGTGCTGCATCCACGTGACCTTCGTACTGATACGAACAGCCCGGCATTTTTAATCTCCTCGTAACAATCTTTACCACTTGCTCCAATGGCCACGTCATCTCCATGTGCTACGACATCGCATTTGGCAACATCCTTGAGGAATTTTATTGTAACGTCATAGGGTGTATCCACAATAACATCGTCTACCCATCGGCATCCACTTATAAGTTCCGCGCGCTCCTGTGAATTGTATATCGGTGCTATACCCTTAGTATCCTGGGTCTCCTTGTCCGATACTACACCAACTACTATTTTACCTCCTAATTGATGTGCCTGGCGCAGTGCATTCAAATGCCCCCAATGGACCAAATCAAAAACGCCATCCACATATATTCTTCGGTGACTTGTCATATCTTGGTCTTCCATTATGTTATTTTGAATCGTTCGTTAACTCGGGAAAATGGATACGTACGCAAGGCAGACATGTGGTATTACCAACCTTCCAAGGATACTTTGGTCCAAATTAAATTCCATAAACTACTTTATGCGCAATCCCTGGTTTTCGGGTACTTTCAAATAATAAATATCAGATATATCcttggtatatataatctcCATACAACGCTCTACAAGCAAAAACTTATATATTTCCTAATTAAAATTCAGAATAATAATTAAATAAAGAGCTACATTTAACCCCGGATGTAAAGATTCTGTTTTGGTATTGGCCTACCGTGCGGCACCATTATACCACATGGTAGCAACGTGCACGTCCCAACAGTATGTAAATTACTGTCTAGTATATGTCGTTGTGTATCCtagtatataatataccgCCTTGGTATTTCTTGAGTCAATGTGTACCTCT
This is a stretch of genomic DNA from Babesia bovis T2Bo chromosome 1, whole genome shotgun sequence. It encodes these proteins:
- a CDS encoding putative ethanolamine-phosphate cytidylyltransferase encodes the protein MEDQDMTSHRRIYVDGVFDLVHWGHLNALRQAHQLGGKIVVGVVSDKETQDTKGIAPIYNSQERAELISGCRWVDDVIVDTPYDVTIKFLKDVAKCDVVAHGDDVAIGASGKDCYEEIKNAGLFVSVRRSRGCSTSTTLGRLVEALSSDRFSHFASNSGIAQDPIAQFETLVAQNEEQMSRDLLSDDGFNEIEKKASKNEMHVRFPRCRTRASLFSKFIPMSCKPDGAKVIYVDGTFDVFHVGHLRFLQRAKELGDYLIVGLYDDQTVRTIKGNPFPVNHLMDRALTVLAMKYVDDVIMGAPFIPSKNYLENLEVSLVAVGNHSDDPLMIDDFDNYAVARDIGILKHIDSGCTLTSSDIIQRVSNRLDQITLNVERRCKIEQALYH
- a CDS encoding AP2 domain family protein; protein product: MLSASVFHPVEGIGHRPGCVPLMNDFPEMCYMPQFHDMGASTNSYTDFNGGPMDTEAVLWDRRVWDQGQYPGPSDLYNSYDTQIGFVNTDRIVPVEMLAEYAQYHERVSAQQQKALEIQHQLQQMHAQYTQYQAFLTNFHLPHIMEMELKGKYGLGDQGSRGVMGNVFGGNSSPTTHFHTMGQMSETLRELPYTFFADDNTAPCSPDRHSSSISSETTPNNMDVLNGISGYRAFPQKHNHGYNSTLDSVDMVTKPVVSLCSMASVSTVDLMNDEGYRSMGNGLATDDSDNTFDFTRKRTLSIDDPVDSALIIGSDEKRQKPTGPSDVSLVPDSYRVKYISNGNRAVKTPAFRRSGANDYPVKMPSSEPHYSRIPFSGPNAFMTEPIIDGQINHDYYRRDFYSRMSQHGLDHLFPEHNISCNPVRMGCEPLFNNVNGISCSAGATHDHKEVRSTNLDNISITPRRNIDDDLVNGNLRYPGDSNDEHDLTSEISPFGHDHTDLCDTQDQDSLSPKERKSHRLAAKKLSSNVFKVRKKIARSSEVIREHREIAQRLKSLEVGGIMVIKKRRSHRDSQIEIKKSTDFYDYLLDIPVTAEPDPELGVQQYKCLVPGVYWDKRSWIASWYENGIRCYSSFSAKMHGFYKAKYFAIHVRIFKTKNADFYDPEAETERYHILSQLGVKKC
- a CDS encoding 8-oxoguanine DNA glycosylase N-terminal domain family protein, with amino-acid sequence MGLEWTLLCTQRCMDPSLVLTTGQSFGWSPVGDDTWVGVIDSFVIELRKAGDNVEYRNIFGDCDVKRLRAYFDLDYSYTIDRSIAPDSVLRIVDRRVGVRILQQDPLETLVSFICSANNNIKRITRMCYEIRSSYGTLLGSKDYNGTTLRFYSFPTLSQLSAADFTSLGLGFRAKYVARSISFLRENGLEWLLNLRDIPYPEALEELVKLPGVGRKVADCILLYSLGKRECVPVDVHVNRIAKLHFGIRASGSGSYDRIHEAFLEIAPRDAGWLQAVLFVDSVIQNSSQVTKVIH